In Bacteroides coprosuis DSM 18011, the following are encoded in one genomic region:
- a CDS encoding heavy metal efflux pump, CzcA family (COGs: COG3696 Putative silver efflux pump~InterPro IPR004763:IPR001036~KEGG: bth:BT_2039 cation efflux system protein, AcrB/AcrD/AcrF family protein~PFAM: Acriflavin resistance protein~SPTR: Heavy metal efflux pump, CzcA family;~TIGRFAM: Heavy metal efflux pump CzcA~IMG reference gene:2504105715~PFAM: AcrB/AcrD/AcrF family~TIGRFAM: heavy metal efflux pump (cobalt-zinc-cadmium)) — MLNKIIHFSLKNRLVILFAAILLIIAGTYVTSHTEVDVFPDLNAPTVVVMTEAHGMAAEEVEQLVTFPVETSVNGATGVRRVRSSSTTGFSVVWVEFDWDMDIYLARQIVSEKLAIVSESLPDNIGKPTLGPQSSILGEMLIIGMTADSTSMLDLRTLADWSIRPRLLSTGGVAQVSVLGGDVKEYQVLIDPNRMKHYDVSLNEVLEATKQMNLNTNGGVIYEHGNEYIVRGILSTNDVELLGKSVIKTIDNHPILLEDVANVKVGAKEPKLGTASEKGKPAVLLTVNKQPATSTIELTEKIEEALEDLKQTLPADVKISTDIFRQSHFIENSIGNVEQAIIEGGVFVVIVLFLFLANIRTTIISLVTIPISFVSAILVMHYMGLTINTMSLGGLAIAIGSLVDDAIVDVENVYKRLRENKLKPKEERLNTLEIVFNASKEVRMPILNSTLIIVASFVPLFFLSGMEGRMLVPLGISFITALFASTLVALTLTPVLCSYLLNTDNTDKVPKEAFLAVWLKKYYKISLHWVLTHKKVTVGSTLALFVAALITFFTLGRSFLPPFNEGSFTINISSLPGISLEESDAMGQRAEKILMNIPEIQTVARKTGRAELDEHALGVNTSEIEAPFVIKDRSRSELVADVREKLSTINGAMIEIGQPISHRIDAMLSGTQANIAIKLFGDNLNRMFQIGNDIKSKISDIEGIVDLNVEQQIERPQLKITPNRTLLARYGVTMPQFAEFINANLAGEVTSQVYEQGKTFDLTVKVKQDVKDTMGKLKDLLIDTSDGKKVPIAQLAEIESAMGPNTISRENVKRKIVISANIADRDLRGVVNDIQQRIKDDIQLPEGYHIEYGGQFESEQAASRTLAITSIMSIMVIFLLLYNEFKSAKEAGAILLNLPLALIGGVFVLACTTGELSIPAIIGFISLFGIATRNGMLLISHYNYLQEVDGMAIEDSIIQGSLDRLNPILMTALTSALALVPLAISGDLPGNEIQSPMAKVILGGLLTSTLLNGFIIPIVYQKMHQKK, encoded by the coding sequence ATGCTAAATAAAATAATACATTTTTCATTAAAGAATAGATTAGTAATCTTATTCGCAGCTATTCTATTGATTATTGCTGGGACATACGTGACCAGTCATACAGAAGTAGACGTCTTTCCCGACCTCAATGCACCCACTGTTGTTGTGATGACAGAAGCTCATGGAATGGCAGCTGAAGAAGTAGAACAATTAGTTACATTTCCCGTAGAAACCTCTGTAAATGGAGCTACTGGGGTAAGGAGAGTAAGATCTTCATCCACTACAGGCTTCTCTGTCGTATGGGTAGAATTTGATTGGGATATGGACATTTACCTTGCCCGTCAGATTGTTTCTGAAAAACTCGCTATTGTAAGTGAATCTTTACCAGACAACATAGGTAAGCCAACTCTTGGACCTCAATCATCTATTCTTGGAGAAATGCTGATCATTGGTATGACAGCAGATTCTACGTCAATGCTTGATTTGCGTACTTTAGCAGATTGGAGTATCCGTCCTCGATTACTTTCTACAGGAGGTGTTGCTCAAGTTTCTGTACTGGGTGGAGATGTAAAAGAGTATCAAGTACTCATAGATCCCAATCGGATGAAACATTACGATGTCTCTTTAAATGAAGTTCTAGAAGCTACCAAGCAAATGAATCTGAACACGAATGGTGGTGTTATCTATGAACATGGAAATGAATATATCGTGCGTGGTATTCTATCCACCAATGATGTTGAGCTTTTGGGTAAATCTGTTATCAAGACCATAGACAATCATCCTATTTTATTAGAAGATGTAGCGAACGTTAAAGTTGGGGCGAAAGAACCCAAACTAGGAACTGCATCAGAAAAAGGAAAACCTGCTGTATTACTCACTGTCAACAAACAACCAGCAACGAGTACCATTGAGCTTACTGAAAAGATAGAAGAAGCCTTAGAAGATTTAAAACAAACTCTTCCGGCAGATGTCAAGATTAGCACAGATATATTTCGCCAGAGTCATTTTATAGAAAACTCCATAGGAAATGTGGAACAAGCTATTATTGAAGGAGGTGTATTTGTAGTAATTGTACTCTTCCTTTTCTTAGCCAATATAAGAACTACTATTATTTCTCTAGTTACCATACCCATTTCCTTTGTATCAGCAATATTAGTTATGCACTATATGGGCTTAACTATAAACACAATGAGTTTAGGTGGTTTAGCCATAGCTATAGGTTCATTGGTAGATGACGCTATTGTTGACGTAGAAAATGTTTATAAACGATTACGGGAAAACAAACTGAAACCTAAAGAAGAGAGATTGAATACTCTAGAGATAGTATTTAATGCTTCTAAAGAAGTGCGTATGCCTATATTAAACTCTACACTGATTATTGTAGCTAGTTTTGTTCCCCTCTTCTTTTTGAGTGGAATGGAAGGACGTATGCTAGTTCCTCTCGGCATCTCATTTATCACAGCCTTATTTGCATCAACTCTTGTAGCTTTAACTTTAACTCCGGTATTATGTAGCTACTTATTAAATACCGACAACACCGATAAAGTACCTAAAGAAGCTTTCTTAGCTGTTTGGCTAAAAAAATATTATAAGATAAGTCTACACTGGGTACTAACCCATAAAAAAGTAACTGTTGGATCAACATTAGCTTTATTTGTAGCAGCATTAATCACATTCTTCACCCTAGGTAGAAGCTTCTTACCTCCTTTCAACGAGGGATCATTCACTATTAACATAAGCTCATTACCAGGTATTTCTTTAGAAGAAAGTGATGCAATGGGGCAACGTGCTGAAAAAATATTGATGAACATTCCCGAAATTCAAACTGTTGCTCGCAAAACTGGTCGTGCAGAGCTTGATGAACATGCATTGGGTGTAAATACATCTGAAATTGAAGCTCCTTTTGTTATTAAAGATAGAAGTAGAAGTGAATTAGTAGCTGATGTACGTGAAAAGCTATCAACAATCAATGGTGCAATGATAGAGATTGGTCAGCCTATCAGTCATAGAATTGATGCTATGCTCTCGGGTACTCAAGCCAATATTGCTATTAAATTGTTTGGCGATAATCTAAATCGTATGTTCCAAATAGGGAATGACATTAAATCTAAGATATCTGATATTGAAGGAATTGTCGATTTAAATGTGGAGCAGCAAATTGAGCGCCCTCAATTAAAAATTACTCCCAACAGAACTTTGCTTGCTAGGTATGGTGTTACAATGCCACAATTCGCAGAGTTTATCAATGCCAATCTAGCAGGAGAAGTAACATCTCAAGTTTATGAACAAGGTAAAACTTTTGATTTAACTGTGAAGGTGAAACAGGATGTCAAAGACACTATGGGAAAATTAAAAGATCTATTGATAGACACATCTGATGGAAAGAAAGTACCAATAGCTCAACTTGCTGAAATAGAATCGGCTATGGGTCCGAATACCATTAGCAGAGAAAACGTAAAAAGAAAGATTGTCATTTCTGCCAATATCGCTGATAGAGATTTAAGAGGAGTGGTAAATGATATACAACAACGCATAAAAGATGATATTCAACTACCAGAAGGTTATCATATTGAATATGGAGGACAGTTTGAAAGTGAACAGGCTGCCAGCAGAACTTTAGCCATAACTTCTATAATGTCTATTATGGTTATCTTCTTACTTTTATACAATGAGTTCAAGAGTGCAAAAGAAGCTGGTGCAATCTTATTAAACTTACCTTTAGCTCTTATTGGTGGCGTGTTTGTTCTAGCTTGTACTACTGGAGAATTAAGTATTCCAGCAATTATTGGATTCATTTCTCTATTTGGAATTGCCACACGTAACGGCATGCTTTTAATTAGCCACTACAATTATCTACAAGAGGTGGATGGAATGGCGATAGAAGATAGCATTATCCAAGGATCATTAGATCGATTAAACCCTATTTTAATGACTGCTTTGACCTCTGCTTTAGCATTGGTTCCTCTTGCTATCAGTGGAGATTTACCAGGAAATGAAATTCAAAGTCCTATGGCTAAAGTTATTTTAGGGGGATTATTAACATCCACTTTATTAAATGGATTTATCATTCCTATTGTCTATCAAAAAATGCATCAAAAGAAATAA
- a CDS encoding transcriptional regulator, AsnC family (COGs: COG1522 Transcriptional regulators~InterPro IPR019887:IPR019888~KEGG: bfs:BF3525 AsnC family transcriptional regulator~PFAM: Transcription regulator AsnC-type, C-terminal~SMART: Transcription regulator AsnC-type~SPTR: Transcriptional regulator;~IMG reference gene:2504105721~PFAM: AsnC family) yields the protein MSKYELDDLDRQILQLISDNARIPFLEVARACKVSGAAIHQRIQKLINVGVIKGSQYILDPEKVGFQTCAYVGLFLKERENFESAIAALRAIPEVVECHFTTGRYDIFIKIYARNNNHLLSIIHTKLQPLGLARTETLISFNEAINRQIPLDELPTEE from the coding sequence ATGAGTAAGTATGAATTGGATGACCTTGATAGACAAATATTACAATTGATTTCTGATAATGCTCGTATCCCTTTTTTAGAGGTTGCTAGAGCATGCAAGGTTTCTGGTGCTGCTATTCATCAACGAATACAAAAGTTGATTAATGTTGGAGTTATTAAAGGCTCTCAATATATATTGGACCCTGAGAAAGTTGGTTTTCAAACTTGTGCCTATGTGGGTTTATTCCTAAAAGAACGTGAAAACTTTGAGTCGGCCATTGCAGCTCTTCGTGCTATACCTGAAGTTGTGGAATGTCACTTTACTACAGGTCGTTATGATATCTTTATTAAGATATACGCACGAAATAATAATCATCTTTTAAGTATTATCCATACAAAGCTTCAACCTCTTGGTTTAGCTCGAACTGAAACTCTTATATCGTTCAATGAAGCCATAAACAGACAGATTCCTTTGGATGAATTACCTACTGAAGAATAA
- a CDS encoding dihydrofolate reductase region (COGs: COG0262 Dihydrofolate reductase~InterPro IPR001796~KEGG: bth:BT_2048 dihydrofolate reductase~PFAM: Dihydrofolate reductase domain~SPTR: Putative uncharacterized protein;~IMG reference gene:2504105720~PFAM: Dihydrofolate reductase), translating into MPKITLIAAIDRNNAIGYKNQLLYKLPNDLKRFKELTTGHTLIMGRKTFESLPKGALPNRRNIVLSKSVSTPYPKTEVFESLEKALAQCSEDEKVFIMGGEKVYHQTLSIANVLEITEIDSEVSEADAFFPEINKNVWIEKKRIPHPADDKHAFDFYYVTYMKE; encoded by the coding sequence ATGCCTAAAATAACACTTATTGCTGCTATAGATAGAAACAATGCCATTGGGTATAAAAACCAATTACTATACAAACTACCCAATGACTTAAAACGCTTTAAAGAGTTGACGACAGGTCATACACTCATCATGGGCAGAAAAACTTTTGAATCTTTACCTAAAGGAGCTTTACCCAATAGACGAAATATTGTTCTTTCAAAGAGTGTGAGTACTCCCTACCCTAAAACTGAGGTTTTTGAATCTTTAGAAAAAGCTTTAGCTCAGTGCTCTGAGGATGAAAAAGTATTTATAATGGGTGGAGAAAAAGTGTATCATCAAACACTTTCTATAGCAAATGTGTTAGAAATTACAGAAATAGATAGTGAAGTGAGTGAAGCTGATGCCTTTTTTCCTGAAATTAACAAAAATGTATGGATAGAAAAAAAGCGTATTCCCCATCCTGCTGATGATAAACACGCTTTTGATTTTTATTATGTTACTTATATGAAAGAATAA
- a CDS encoding phospholipase D/Transphosphatidylase (COGs: COG1502 Phosphatidylserine/phosphatidylglycerophosphate/ cardiolipin synthase~InterPro IPR001736~KEGG: bfs:BF3522 putative phospholipid biosynthesis-like protein~PFAM: Phospholipase D/Transphosphatidylase~SMART: Phospholipase D/Transphosphatidylase~SPTR: Putative uncharacterized protein;~IMG reference gene:2504105718~PFAM: Phospholipase D Active site motif), whose product MRQRIGILILSIFCFLNLNAQTEQPSDSIFTEFLKEYGIPVTNNNDVKLLPNGREKFEDLFAHMRKAKHHIHLEYFNFRNDSIAKAVFELLAEKVKEGVEVRALFDAFGNWSNNKPLKKKHIQAIHDLGIEIVKFDPIRFPYINHAMHRDHRKIVIIDGIIGYTGGMNIADYYINGLPKIGNWYDMHMRIEGSAVKYLQEIFLNTWNRETKQHIGGPKYYPDPIQIDKNIQKPIAIVDRWPKRTPKAIRDTYKEAILSAKHNVRIINPYFLPTKSIRKALHKAMKKGVKVEIMIPLKSDIPFTPEASFYVVNKLRKKGAEIYLFNEGFHHTKTMTIDDHFCTVGSANLNSRSLRYDYETNAFIMNEDVTHQLDSLFFKDMSRSTKLTKEGWKNRSGWKKFVGWFGHLLTPFL is encoded by the coding sequence TTGAGACAACGTATAGGAATATTAATACTCTCTATATTTTGCTTTCTTAACTTAAACGCCCAGACAGAACAACCCAGTGATTCTATTTTTACAGAGTTCCTTAAAGAATATGGAATTCCTGTAACCAACAATAACGACGTTAAGTTACTACCAAACGGAAGAGAGAAGTTTGAAGACCTTTTTGCCCACATGAGAAAGGCCAAACACCACATTCATCTTGAATATTTTAACTTCAGAAATGACTCCATAGCTAAAGCTGTATTTGAGCTACTTGCTGAAAAAGTAAAAGAAGGAGTTGAAGTGCGTGCTCTCTTTGATGCCTTTGGGAATTGGTCAAATAATAAACCTTTGAAGAAAAAACATATTCAAGCCATACACGATTTAGGTATTGAAATTGTAAAATTTGATCCAATTCGCTTCCCCTACATCAATCATGCAATGCATAGAGATCATCGTAAAATTGTTATTATTGATGGTATAATAGGCTATACGGGTGGTATGAACATAGCAGATTATTACATTAATGGCTTGCCCAAAATAGGAAATTGGTATGATATGCACATGCGTATTGAAGGTAGTGCTGTAAAATACTTACAAGAAATATTTTTGAATACTTGGAACAGAGAAACAAAACAACATATTGGTGGTCCTAAATATTATCCCGACCCTATTCAAATAGATAAGAATATTCAAAAGCCAATAGCAATTGTTGATAGATGGCCCAAGCGAACTCCCAAAGCGATTAGAGATACCTATAAAGAAGCCATATTATCAGCTAAACATAATGTTCGCATTATTAATCCCTACTTTTTACCTACTAAATCTATTCGTAAGGCATTGCATAAGGCTATGAAGAAAGGGGTAAAAGTAGAAATTATGATCCCTCTAAAATCGGATATTCCTTTTACACCTGAAGCCTCTTTTTATGTCGTAAATAAACTACGTAAAAAAGGAGCAGAGATATATCTTTTTAATGAAGGCTTTCACCATACAAAGACCATGACTATTGATGACCATTTTTGTACTGTGGGCAGTGCCAACTTAAATAGCCGAAGCCTCAGATACGATTATGAAACAAATGCTTTCATAATGAATGAAGACGTCACTCATCAGCTAGATTCACTTTTCTTTAAAGATATGAGTAGAAGTACTAAATTAACAAAGGAAGGTTGGAAAAACCGATCGGGTTGGAAAAAATTTGTAGGCTGGTTTGGACACCTTCTTACTCCATTCTTATAA
- a CDS encoding outer membrane efflux protein (COGs: COG1538 Outer membrane protein~InterPro IPR003423~KEGG: bfs:BF3513 putative puter membrane protein~PFAM: Outer membrane efflux protein~SPTR: Putative uncharacterized protein;~IMG reference gene:2504105716~PFAM: Outer membrane efflux protein), translating into MKRYIIFALSLCTASLAFAQSDLQVILKQIEANNPEIQANQKLMEAQVWDTKSSNNLDNPTVSYAHVWDSKNKSETESELEITQGFEFPTAYIHRNKVNKRKIKALEATFLSQRQNILLQAKEVCLDLIMLHQQKTILDQRLNYADKLYEAYQKMLEAGDATSIEVNKIKLEKLNIQTESTINASELKKKEAELVTLNGNKPISILHSEYPSIDLPDYNLIKDEAFDSSFDIQYARSEYEAAVKQIAVNKAGWFPHLELGYKRNSGTGHHANGLVVGFSIPLFNNRGKVSSAKANAISKAFSEDLVKNKLQSEIYQSYEEAKAMKEQIDSYEKTLDIEGALSLLEKALQGGELSMTAYFVEIATVYQSAQNLIQIQNMYQKQIAKLYKHRL; encoded by the coding sequence ATGAAAAGATATATCATTTTCGCCTTAAGTCTATGTACAGCATCGCTAGCATTTGCTCAATCTGATCTTCAAGTCATATTAAAACAAATAGAGGCGAATAATCCAGAGATTCAGGCGAATCAAAAATTAATGGAAGCACAGGTATGGGATACAAAATCTTCTAACAACCTAGATAACCCAACAGTATCTTATGCTCATGTATGGGATTCTAAAAACAAGAGTGAAACAGAAAGCGAACTAGAAATTACACAAGGGTTTGAGTTTCCAACAGCTTATATTCACAGAAACAAAGTAAACAAAAGAAAAATAAAGGCACTAGAAGCAACTTTCCTTTCCCAACGTCAGAATATATTACTTCAAGCAAAAGAAGTTTGTTTAGATTTGATTATGCTTCATCAACAAAAGACAATTTTAGATCAAAGACTAAACTATGCAGATAAGCTGTATGAAGCGTATCAAAAGATGCTCGAAGCAGGTGATGCTACAAGCATAGAAGTAAATAAGATTAAACTTGAGAAATTAAATATTCAAACGGAGTCAACTATCAATGCTTCTGAATTAAAAAAGAAAGAAGCAGAGCTTGTTACTTTAAATGGGAACAAACCTATTTCTATACTTCATAGCGAATATCCATCAATTGATTTACCTGATTATAATTTAATTAAAGATGAAGCATTCGATTCTAGTTTTGACATCCAATATGCTCGTAGTGAATATGAGGCGGCTGTCAAACAAATAGCTGTAAATAAGGCTGGATGGTTTCCTCATTTAGAACTAGGTTATAAAAGGAATAGTGGTACAGGACACCATGCCAACGGACTTGTTGTTGGTTTTTCTATTCCACTATTTAATAATCGAGGAAAAGTAAGTAGTGCAAAGGCCAATGCAATAAGCAAAGCTTTCTCAGAAGATTTGGTAAAAAACAAGTTACAGTCAGAAATTTATCAATCGTATGAAGAAGCCAAAGCCATGAAAGAGCAAATTGACTCTTATGAAAAAACTCTAGATATTGAGGGAGCACTGAGTTTACTAGAAAAAGCCCTCCAAGGTGGAGAGCTTAGTATGACGGCCTATTTTGTTGAGATAGCCACAGTATATCAAAGTGCACAGAACTTAATACAAATACAGAATATGTATCAAAAACAAATAGCTAAACTATATAAACACCGCTTATAA
- a CDS encoding Fmu (Sun) domain protein (COGs: COG0144 tRNA and rRNA cytosine-C5-methylase~InterPro IPR001678~KEGG: bth:BT_2042 tRNA and rRNA cytosine-C5-methylase~PFAM: Bacterial Fmu (Sun)/eukaryotic nucleolar NOL1/Nop2p~SPTR: Putative uncharacterized protein;~IMG reference gene:2504105717~PFAM: NOL1/NOP2/sun family) — MNLPPQFITQTQSLLGDVEWQKLSEALEEPQPISIRLNQNKIDKYGICLSQDIFESIPWCESGFYLSARPTFTYDPLFHSGAYYVQEASSMFIEQIVKQHLPHKNIVALDLCAAPGGKTTLLRSLLPSNSLLIANEIVRKRAQILSENLLKWGHPDVIVTNNSSEDFSEYTNMFDLIVADVPCSGEGMFRKDEGAIAEWSVENVDVCWKRQRDIISSIWHSLKPGGLLIYSTCTYNTKENEENVAWILDTYGAQSLPVQIEDSWNITRSLYSKTLNTYRFMPHKTKGEGFFVSIIQKPLEEDDVVEFRFPKEKGKNKKRITAQEAINNKIFEESINWINNSNEVYDSVVYNDTLFAFPKLYMPYLQLYQKEKMCIVHAGTPIAYIKGKACIPHHALALSNLLQINTFEKVEISYEQAIAYLRKEAITLPAMTSKGFVILTYKNMPLGFVKSLGNRSNNLYPTEWRIRSGYMPQHLLTL, encoded by the coding sequence ATGAATTTACCTCCACAATTTATAACTCAAACCCAAAGTTTATTAGGCGATGTTGAGTGGCAAAAGTTGAGTGAAGCCTTAGAAGAGCCTCAACCCATTAGCATTCGTTTAAATCAAAATAAGATAGATAAATATGGTATTTGTTTGTCTCAAGATATTTTCGAATCTATACCTTGGTGCGAATCAGGGTTCTATTTAAGTGCTCGTCCTACTTTTACTTATGATCCGTTATTTCATTCAGGAGCTTATTATGTGCAAGAAGCTTCCTCCATGTTTATTGAACAGATTGTGAAACAACACTTGCCGCACAAGAATATTGTTGCTTTGGATTTGTGTGCTGCTCCAGGTGGTAAAACAACTCTTTTAAGAAGTTTATTACCTTCTAATAGCCTCTTAATAGCAAATGAGATAGTTAGAAAAAGAGCACAAATCCTCTCTGAAAACTTGCTTAAGTGGGGGCATCCCGATGTTATTGTCACCAATAATAGTTCAGAAGATTTTAGTGAATACACTAATATGTTTGATTTAATTGTCGCAGATGTGCCCTGTTCAGGCGAGGGGATGTTTCGAAAAGATGAAGGAGCTATTGCTGAGTGGAGTGTAGAGAATGTTGACGTGTGTTGGAAGAGACAGAGGGATATTATTTCCTCTATTTGGCATTCTTTAAAACCAGGAGGATTATTAATCTATAGCACTTGTACTTATAATACAAAAGAGAATGAAGAAAATGTGGCTTGGATACTAGATACCTATGGTGCTCAATCTTTGCCTGTTCAAATAGAAGATTCTTGGAATATCACTCGATCATTGTATAGTAAAACACTCAACACCTATCGTTTTATGCCTCATAAAACAAAGGGAGAGGGATTTTTTGTTTCGATAATTCAGAAACCTTTAGAGGAAGATGATGTGGTAGAGTTTCGCTTTCCTAAAGAAAAAGGTAAGAATAAAAAACGCATTACAGCCCAAGAAGCGATTAATAATAAAATATTTGAAGAGTCAATAAATTGGATTAACAACTCCAATGAGGTCTATGATAGCGTGGTATATAATGATACACTTTTTGCTTTTCCTAAATTATATATGCCTTATTTGCAGTTATACCAAAAGGAGAAAATGTGCATAGTACATGCGGGTACACCTATTGCTTATATCAAAGGGAAAGCCTGTATTCCTCATCATGCTTTGGCTTTAAGTAACTTACTTCAAATAAATACTTTTGAGAAAGTAGAGATAAGTTATGAACAGGCTATTGCTTATTTACGCAAAGAGGCCATTACTTTACCAGCAATGACCTCTAAGGGTTTTGTTATTCTAACTTATAAGAATATGCCTTTAGGCTTTGTAAAGAGCTTGGGCAATCGATCAAATAATCTATATCCTACTGAGTGGAGGATAAGAAGTGGTTATATGCCCCAGCATCTTCTTACTTTATAA
- a CDS encoding Thymidylate synthase (COGs: COG0207 Thymidylate synthase~HAMAP: Thymidylate synthase~InterPro IPR000398~KEGG: pdi:BDI_3749 thymidylate synthase~PFAM: Thymidylate synthase~PRIAM: Thymidylate synthase~SPTR: Putative uncharacterized protein;~TIGRFAM: Thymidylate synthase~IMG reference gene:2504105719~PFAM: Thymidylate synthase~TIGRFAM: thymidylate synthase): MKQYLDLLQRVKSEGAKKEDRTGTGTISVFGHQMRFNMADGFPCLTTKKLHLKSIIYELLWFLNGDTNVTYLQDHGVRIWNEWADSNGNLGPIYGYQWRSWPGYNGETFDQIKEAIRMIKETPDSRRILVSAWNVGCISEMKLPPCHILFQFYVANGKLSLQLYQRSADIFLGVPFNIASYALLLQMVAQVTGLEAGEFIHTLGDAHIYNNHLEQVDLQLTREPRKLPKMHINPRVKEIDQFKFEDFELTDYNPYPHIPGKVSV; encoded by the coding sequence ATGAAACAATATTTAGACTTACTTCAAAGAGTTAAATCGGAAGGTGCAAAAAAAGAAGATAGAACTGGAACTGGTACTATAAGTGTCTTTGGGCACCAAATGCGATTTAATATGGCAGATGGCTTTCCATGTCTTACAACAAAGAAATTACATCTGAAGTCTATTATTTACGAACTATTATGGTTTTTGAATGGGGATACCAATGTAACATACCTGCAAGATCATGGAGTAAGAATTTGGAATGAATGGGCTGACTCTAATGGAAATCTAGGTCCTATTTATGGCTATCAATGGAGATCTTGGCCTGGCTACAATGGTGAAACTTTTGATCAAATAAAAGAAGCAATTCGTATGATCAAAGAAACCCCTGATTCAAGAAGAATTCTTGTCAGTGCTTGGAATGTAGGCTGCATATCTGAGATGAAATTACCTCCATGTCACATTTTATTTCAGTTTTATGTTGCTAATGGTAAACTTAGTTTACAATTATACCAAAGAAGTGCTGATATATTTTTAGGTGTTCCTTTTAATATTGCATCTTATGCTCTACTGCTACAGATGGTAGCCCAAGTTACAGGGTTAGAAGCCGGTGAATTTATACACACTCTAGGTGATGCACACATTTACAATAATCACCTAGAACAAGTTGACTTGCAACTTACCAGAGAACCTCGTAAGCTCCCTAAAATGCACATCAATCCAAGAGTAAAAGAGATTGACCAATTTAAATTTGAAGATTTCGAATTAACTGATTATAATCCTTACCCACATATACCAGGAAAGGTATCTGTATAA